In Gimesia sp., the genomic stretch TTTTAAGTATATGAAATCCCAATCCGAAATAAGCATTATAATTCATAGTGCTTGGTAGCTTCGGGCTGAAAGCAGATCATATCCAACTGGATTTGCTTTGTCCCCTCCGGAAATTCCCACTCTATAGTATCCCCAACGCTATATCCCAAAATTGCTACTCCCAAGTCGGAGAGGATCGAGAGCTTTCCTTCTTCCAAATCAGCATCTTGAGGAAACACGAGCGTGTAGACCCGTTGCTTCCCAGTCTTGCAGTCAGTCATTTTGACTTGAGTATTCATCGTGACCAGATATGGCGGAATTTGATCTGGAGGAACTATCTTTGCTCGTAATAATTCTGTCTCAAGATGACGGATATATGAAGGAGGTGGTGACGCAAATTGATTTGCAACGAGCAGCAGTTCTTGTAGCCTGCTGTAATCGTACTCGGAGATAGTAACCGCCCGATATTTATTTGGATTCGACATTTTGCACATTCCTGTGGAGAACGTATCAGTAAGTGGTTTACAACAATTCAAGTAATTCTCAATCTAAAATAAAGCGATCCAATACCGGTCCAATTCATGTAGAGTAAAACTATATGAGCACACAATATATCATCAAGTAAACGCATCTTTTCTCAGTTGGACCAGATAAGCTGTTCTGCATATGTTAACTTCACTGAAAGCGAAGAGTTGGGCACGCACTAGATCCTTTGCTCTCCATTTTCCAGATCCATGAGCTGAACGTCAACTAGATAGAGGCCTTCCAGCTGACATCCCCGCGTTCTGAGGATATTTCATACAGGCTTCAGATACGGGCTAGATCACGTAACCGGATACGTAATTCGGTCCATTCGTCTCGAAC encodes the following:
- a CDS encoding GreA/GreB family elongation factor — protein: MSNPNKYRAVTISEYDYSRLQELLLVANQFASPPPSYIRHLETELLRAKIVPPDQIPPYLVTMNTQVKMTDCKTGKQRVYTLVFPQDADLEEGKLSILSDLGVAILGYSVGDTIEWEFPEGTKQIQLDMICFQPEATKHYEL